In one window of Scylla paramamosain isolate STU-SP2022 chromosome 38, ASM3559412v1, whole genome shotgun sequence DNA:
- the LOC135091726 gene encoding uncharacterized protein LOC135091726, with the protein MGRHRGHKEEEENDCWDVMAMLGMPFLYIIGIVCGIVGAICQGVITEYWANSELSSCYLYSKTASSVVVYQFGTSLSVCNWITYGAVVSIIIAFLAGFVYTIKVRNTKDLTYASAFSLTGIIIAMLLMLAVTCTMAEGLRLTCSAMGLNSANNKGGSCYSNLDKRMTGEYLPVQTSTLVRSSLITLSCACVAFFTISCFHLSDFYRRTLRYRYSGVAYDERA; encoded by the exons ATGG GTCGCCACCGGggacacaaggaggaggaggagaacgactgCTGGGATGTGATGGCCATGCTGGGAATGCCGTTCCTCTACATCATTGGCATCGTGTGCGGCATCGTGGGCGCCATCTGCCAGGGCGTCATCACGGAGTACTGGGCCAACTCAGAGCTGTCCTCCTGCTACCTCTACTCCAAG ACCGCCTCTTCAGTCGTCGTGTACCAGTTCGGAACTTCACTCTCTGTCTGCAACTGGATAACGTACGGAGCTGTGGTGTCCATCATCATAGCCTTCCTCGCCGGCTTCGTCTACACGATCAAG GTTAGAAATACCAAGGACCTGACCTACGCTTCGGCCTTCTCCTTGACTGGCATCATCATAGCCATGCTGCTGATGCTGGCGGTGACCTGCACGATGGCTGAGGGTTTGAGGCTCACCTGCAGTGCTATGGGTCTCAATTCAGCAAACAACAAGGGCGGCTCCTGTTACAGCAACCTGGataagagg ATGACAGGCGAGTACCTGCCTGTACAGACGTCTACCTTGGTGCGCTCCTCCCTCATCACCCTCAGCTGCGCTTGCGTCGCCTTCTTCACCATCTCCTGCTTCCACCTGTCTGACTTCTACCGTCGCACCCTCAGGTATCGCTACTCGGGCGTCGCCTACGATGAAAGGGCGTGA